The DNA window GCCCTTTGGATCGAGATCGCCTTCTCGCTCTGGCGCGTGGCCCTGGTCGGACAACACCTTCAATGCCTCAGCCATCGTAACCCGAGGAAAAGGCAATTCCGGAACCGCGAGTTCAACACCGTAACTTTCGGCAATAGCATCACCATATTTTTCTCGCACTGTACAAATGACATGTTGTAGCCATGCTTCTTCAAATGCCATCACATCCTCGTGACTATCAATCCATGCAATCTCGACATCCACACTGGTAAACTCCGTTGTATGGCGCGAAGTAAATGAGGGATCGGCGCGAAAAACGGGTGCAATCTCAAACACGCGATCAAAACCAGACGCCATCGCCATCTGTTTGTAAAACTGGGGCGATTGCGCCAGATAGGCTGTAGAATTGAAATACGGCAGCGCGAACAACTCAGCCCCTGATTCACTGGCTGTACCCATCAGTTTGGGAGAGTGAATCTCAATAAAATAATTCTGCATCCAATACTCGCGCATCGCCCCTTCAACAGTAGTTTGTATCTCAAAAATCAACCGATTGCGCGGAACGCGAAGATCGAGATGCCGCCAATCCAGCCGATGGTCAATACCCGATGCACTTTCGGAAAACGGATCCAGAGGCAACGGCGATTCAGCTACATTGACAACACGCAGTTCCGCAAGCTGAATTTCAACACCACCCAGGCGAACACCTGGATTTTCTACAACGCGTCCGCTTATAGTTACCGCCGATTCTCGCGTAAGAGCAGAAACCCGCTCTGCCAACGCCCCTGTCTTTTCATGCACGACCTGTACACTTCCCGTTCGATTTTTCACAATGAGAAACTGGACATACTTCTGATCGCGCAGGGCATGCACCCATCCCTGGAGGGTAACGGTTTGACCGATGTATTTGGACAGTTCAGACATTGCTATGTATCTCATGACAAACTCCTTTTGGTTTCAGGCACAAAAAAAGCCCGTTGTCACATCTTTTTGACAACGGGCACTTTACTCTAAATGCTGGCACAAAACGACCTATGCCGGTCCAGCCCGTCGCCGGATCGGATTATTGTCGTCATTATTATTTTCTTCAAACTCAGCGATTTGGAAATAGCGTATATGCATGGTAGTTATCCAGTTTTTCTCCCGCCAAAAACAGCGAGTTCAAACAGCTTGAAATAACAATCTACATCTGAAAAACCAATGGCTCTGAGCCAATCGCATTGATCTTCAACAGACGCGAGAATATTCGCCTGCTTATCATCGCGATAATAATAAGCCTGCGCAATTTCATCGCGCGATGCTTCCGGGTCTCGCTGGGTAACAGAATCGTAAAGCGCATCAATAAAGCGATCTGCAAAACGCGACTCAACCCACTTCGACGGAGAGCGGACATGCTCGACATTGACAAACACGCCATTGGGAGAAAGCAGATCAAAAATCTCGCCATAAACCTCGCGCTTGCGCGCATCGCTCTGGTGATGAATTGAAAAACCCGATACAATCGCATCATAAGGCGCGTCATCTGCAACCAGATTGAGCCAATCGGACGTCGCATAATCCCCAATAACAAAACGATGCTGTGAAGCCGTTCCACCAAACCGTTTCCGCGCAGCCTCGATCATAGCCTCAGAAAAATCCACAAACACGCCGCGTGCATCCGGGTGGCATTCAATAACCGCGGCACCGAGTATGCCATCCCCACACCCCAGATCCAGCACGGCATTGACCCCGTGGTCATCCGCATTGATCACCCGACACATAACCGCAATCTGCTCATCGGACAACGGAATTGCCTGCCGAATATTCTTGAGATATTTCTGCGCCAGATCCCGCGCCTGCCAGGCTGTATCCTTCCGTTTACTCATAAATTCAATACCCCACTGCCAGACCATCCTTACGGGGATCAGAAGCCGCGCAATAACCGTCATCCAGTTTATAAATAAGTTGCCCCCCGCCATATCCAATAGCCGATG is part of the Gemmatimonadota bacterium genome and encodes:
- the aspS gene encoding aspartate--tRNA(Asn) ligase, with product MRYIAMSELSKYIGQTVTLQGWVHALRDQKYVQFLIVKNRTGSVQVVHEKTGALAERVSALTRESAVTISGRVVENPGVRLGGVEIQLAELRVVNVAESPLPLDPFSESASGIDHRLDWRHLDLRVPRNRLIFEIQTTVEGAMREYWMQNYFIEIHSPKLMGTASESGAELFALPYFNSTAYLAQSPQFYKQMAMASGFDRVFEIAPVFRADPSFTSRHTTEFTSVDVEIAWIDSHEDVMAFEEAWLQHVICTVREKYGDAIAESYGVELAVPELPFPRVTMAEALKVLSDQGHAPEREGDLDPKGERLLGEYIRKTWGCDYVFVIDYPMSVRPFYHMRHPGQPELTRSFDLLYRGVEITTGAQREHRPDVLRAQAREKGLDLEVIQFYLDFFKYGCPPHGGFGFGLSRLLMIMLGLPSVRETTFLSRTPNRLHP
- a CDS encoding class I SAM-dependent methyltransferase, which codes for MSKRKDTAWQARDLAQKYLKNIRQAIPLSDEQIAVMCRVINADDHGVNAVLDLGCGDGILGAAVIECHPDARGVFVDFSEAMIEAARKRFGGTASQHRFVIGDYATSDWLNLVADDAPYDAIVSGFSIHHQSDARKREVYGEIFDLLSPNGVFVNVEHVRSPSKWVESRFADRFIDALYDSVTQRDPEASRDEIAQAYYYRDDKQANILASVEDQCDWLRAIGFSDVDCYFKLFELAVFGGRKTG